The Zea mays cultivar B73 chromosome 7, Zm-B73-REFERENCE-NAM-5.0, whole genome shotgun sequence DNA segment TCTAAAGCATTTGCACTAAAAAAACTCAGCCGGGGAGGGAAAGAAcaccctcccggtattatattaagagaccaaaacatggtcccggccgagaaaaAATCCCCGAACCTGGCTCCCATTACTAGCGGGTCGTCACTGCCCACTCTGCAACAGCCCAACCATATGGTGGCGTGCAGGACGTAATCCGGGAGCAGGCGGGGCACAGCGAGggattttttttaaccaagcccgaaATTCACCCCAGAGGGGGATCAAACCTggacctggaggtgctactcggaagtttTAACCATTACGCAGGCCCTTTCGCCGAAGCATTTGCAGTAGCACGAGAAATAAGAGAGCATAAACACTCGTGATCAGATGCATGATATACTGTAAAGAAAATGCTATCAAGCCTGAGCATCTCAATGAAATTGAGAAATACGTGGGAGATGACCTTACCAGTCCCTCCTGCCACCCCATGTTGCGTAGAATGCGGTTGCCCACATTGCTTTCATCGATTGCTCTATCAGCGGTAATAACTTCATAGTTTTCGCTGTTGCCAATTTCACCACTGGAACGTTCACCCACACCAGGAGGAAACGGCATCGACCCTATCTCACTTGAACCCTTTCGGGACGGATAGTCACCAGCTTGACAACAGGTAATTTCCAGAAAATCAATAAAAATCTTACAAGCAAAACCGAAAACATCATCCCTAAACTGTATGTTGGGTCAAGGATACATTCCAATGGTAACAAAAAAATCCCTAGAAATACAAAGTTGCCATTATATAAACACTAATGTAAATCTAAGCATACTGCCAACGATGCTTCagcaaaatgataatgatgagAATAAGAAAATTAAATTCTGGACGGACAGTATGGGAAAATGACAGCAATTGCACGCAATAAAAACGTATGAAAGTGTATTCTTACTTGAATCCAATCCAACAGTATCAGTGCCATGAGATGATCCATACAGATTTCGTCTTTCTGCAGCTCGATCCCTGTACTGGGATTGTCCCGGTGCCTCAGAAAACCGACGTTTACCACTCCCAGAAACTCCCGATGGAGTATTAGAGACTAAGGCAGACACATCAGTTTTGAAGGGTGCAGGAGTTATAAGTGCCTCAGAACTTGTCATTAACCCACTTGCTCTTGTGGTTATAGTGGTGCGGGAATCAGTGCTACCAGCATCAGATAATGCGTGAAACGTAGTATCTGACTTGATCACTCCTCTAGCAGAACCTCTTATGACACCCATAACTGTAGTCCCTAAGCTGTTACTGACAGGTCTAGGCTTTACAACAGAATCCAATGTTTGAGTCGATGTCATTCCTTGGCCAAGAGAATTGCCCATAGCATTTTCAAGGTCAGAATTTGGCTTGCTTTTCAAAGAGAATCCAGTTCCACTACGTGAATGACTAAATTTATCATCAGAATTTGCTGGTTCTTTGTCATCAAGGACAATTCGTGCGGCCTGCCCTTCTTGATTCCTTTGCTTCCACATAGCTAGGACATTGCTCATCTTCTTATTAGCTATGAGACTATTTTTTGAGGCCAATTTAATCTCTTttgccttctccttttctctcttTTCTGCAGCCAGTGCAGCATTTGCAGCAGCTTGAACAGCGTCAGGAAGTGAAGTTTTCTCACTTTGTTTAATTGTGGCAGCAGGCGCAGAGATCACAACCTTTTTGCCACTATTACTATCTGAGGTTTTCGTGTTTTCGCTGGCCGCCTCCCCGGCTGCCTTAGTGTTGCTCTGGTCATTACAAGGGACATATTGTTGAGTCTGTTGATCATATGAATACCAAACTCCAGAGTTGCTGTCATAGTAAAGGCCTGCAACAAACAAGAATACAAGATTACATATTAAAATTTAAAACATAAATGAAAAATGATCCGTAACCATAACGTTACCAGCAAAATTGGTCATGGTGTTAAGTTTAAACAAAATATTGATGCAGTAGACTCAAAGGCTTACCAGTAGTTCCATCATAATAGAATCCAGATGCAGAATCATAGTAGTAACCAGATTTTTCATCCCAAACAAATCCCGACTGTGCTGTGCTGCCATCTTTTTGAGATTCAGAGTTGTTGTTCTGTTTGTCATCAGGATTGTACTCTTTTGGAGCCCAACCTATGGCATCATACTGGTCCAACAGGCAAAGGCATTAAACAAATGAGCAACATGTCTACAACCTGCCTAAAGTATGTGCTAAGTTAACATGAGAATGTGATGAAGGTCAGCCCCCTGTCCTTTTTCATTCTGCTTATTTGACACCTTAGCATTTTTTAAATGTGGTTCTGGTTTTTTTAGTACTTTCCATTAGTAACTAATGACTATTAAGAGCTTGTAGAAACAAATCTAGTTATAATTTTCATATGCCCAATCTCCAAGCTTTCAGAATCGTCATGTCTCAAATTTGACATCACAGCTTGTAAAGAACCAAATACTGTGAGAAATGACAAAGGAAGTAATATGTAATGGATATCTTATATAAATAGAAATGGTAAATGCATAATCTTACAGTGTCAAGAGCTATAACAAACCTGCTGAGCAAATGATGCAGCCTCAATGGCAGCTGCAGCAAGGCTGTTTGACTGAGAACCCCCTGATGCAGGTCCATGTGTACTTTTAGCATATGCTACACGCAAAACCTGACCGTTTTTCTCAAGTGTAATCCCGTTTGTAGCTTCCAGAGCTTTCGTAGCATCTTCCACCTGTCACGACAAAATGTGGAAATTGTCAGGAACTACATACATCAAGAAAAAATCAACTCAATCCACCAGACAACACTACTTACCGAATGGAAATGAACGAAGGCAAAACCTCTAGACACATGAGTAAACTTATCCCGAACAAGGCGGATGTCCTGGTGAGAAATAACATGTAACGTGTCCAGAAAAATAAAATAAACCTCAAGCAATTAGTTTATTGCCCACCTTTATTGGTGCGTGCTTAGCAAATTCGTACCGAAGCATTTCCTCATCAGCATTTTCATCCAAGCCACGAACAACTAAAACATGAGTTGGACCTGCAAATGACCACAACTAAATAAGGCAGCACAATATATCACATGATTCCAGAATGAAACTATGGAAGCACAAAACTTGCCTAGTTCAGATCCCCTTCTCCCAAAGTGTGAAGCGGAACCTGTCGCATCAGCTGGAAGAGCATCCTCAGTACGAGGTTCATTGCACTATGCAAATACAAATAAACATATGATTAGCTTGAGAAAAATCACAAAATCAATTAGTTACCCAGCTATTAACTTGGGAAAACGAGGCCAAGTAGTGTGGTAGTATTTTCATGCACATATAGAAAACTGGAGAATTACACAACACTATGGGGCAGTGTTctttaaggccttgttcgtttgtgtcggattgcacccggaattgttccagctaatcaaagtttatataaattagagaagcaatccggttaggaatcgttccgacccaccaatccggcacaaacgaacaaggcctaagtagAACAAACTAACAAGTAGACAAAATCCATCACCTTGTCCTGCCActaagactgtctccagcagcttacccatacctatattcaaactccactctgcgaACAGTACAGTCTACAGTACAGAACAGTGCAAAACAGTGCTTATGGGTAAACTTTGGGTGAACTGCTGGAGTCGGCCTAACCCACTCACCAATTAAATTACAGGCCACGATGGTCAGGAAAGTAGCAGATGCGATGAGAAATTGAACAGAAGCTGGTgttcaggtgggggtgggggtgggggcaTGGGCGATGGAAATATGATATGTAAAACAGCATCCTTACAAGTACCTGAAAGCAGGAGGTCCTGCGGGCAAAATTCATACATCCGCATATAGTACAAATCCAGTCACACGGTGCAGCAGCAGTCCTGTGCCCATAAGTAGGCCTCGTAAAATTTTCTTGTCCAAGAGAAGGCCCACCCATCCCCCCGGTTGGTTTACTACTGCAATAAAGACTGTAGAATTAACTGCACTGGAAGGAATTTTCATATAAACACATAAGCAAAAAGGCTAGTACAATAATAAAAGAAAGACAACACCAGTGTTGACATATAAGGGTCACAACTCACAAGCACCTTCATATGGTAGCAAAACGAAGTAGCACCACTTCTCCCCACTGAAATCTTACAGAAATGCTTAATCTTTTTATTAATGAATTTTAATTGAATTAGCATCAATGTAATCGCATGTGACCTTATGTCATCAAAATAACTACTTCACCTCCATTCCAACCTATATGTCACTTTACCTTTATGGCTTTATCCTAAGTCAAACTTCTCTAAATTTAACCAAGTTTTAAAAAAGCATAATAACATTTACAGGTTCAAATTAATGCAATATCAAGACCCATTTCATGGAGACTTCAGTGCAACAAAATTGATGATGTACATTTCGGTGTGTTTTTCTATAAACTCGGTCAAAGTCAGATAAGTTTGATTTAGGACAAAACTCAAACGGCTTATAGTGGGGAAAGAGAAATTAGAGtatcctgtttgtttcggcttacaGCAGACTTTATTATAATTCCCGTACCATGGGGATTTTTTTCGATTCACGATTGTGCTAGTTCAGAAAAGGCAGAAATAATCAAAGTGTTTGGTGGAGTCTTGAATTTTTTTCACCGAGAATCAGATTTCGTTATAAAGGATAAAAGGACAAGTCCAAAAGCATAATACAACTCCTCAAGACACTAATTTAACAAAAAAAACAAATAAGTGCAGCCATGCACTGCATACTCATTCATTCACCAGCATGCTAGCAGAGATTGCATAGAATGGAGGACTTTGTATAAGATGGCAGTGAAACATACTTATTTCTAAATAGAAAAACACTTATACCTGTACTGAAAGAACACATTCCTGCCATCAATTTCGAGACCATTCTCTCCTGTAGCTTCCATCATTCTACGGGCTGCTTCCTGTGGAGAGGATACAGCTTTGTTAACAGTACACGAAAGTTTGGATGAGTAGTAACACTTGTTTTATTAGTACCACAGTGGGGAAGTCAATAAAAGCAAATCCACGAGACATGCCAGAATTCCGTTCCCTGATCACACGCACACTGCGTAGAGGTCCCCACTGAGCCTACAAGAGAACAGACAAAATGATTAAATTGAACCAGAAAATACACCTTCAACCGGTGCAACAAGTGATGAAGAGGAACTTGTACAAGAATCTTATATAGGTCATCATCATTAGTCTTCAGGGACAGTCCCTTGACAACAACAGTGGCAGATGGAGCCTGCAAACATGAATGCAAACTCATGGTTTGTAAATTCCAAACCCACTGCTAcaaatgtatgtatgtatgtatgcagTATGTCCATACCACTGAATCACCATGCCCCCTATCATCCCAATCATATTCCCTTCTTCTGTCAAATCGATTATCATAATacaggccatctctttggttccgACCATGACTTCTCGGACGAGGAGATCTTGATCTAGACCGTGATCTTGATCGGTCATCGCGCCCATGTGATCGAGAACGGCTATGGCGCGTGTACGGGCTTTCCTCTCTTTCACGACTTAATCCACTCCTTTCACGTTCGCTGTCACATGAATCACGTCTTCTCCAGCTACTATCTCTCTTGCCTCTTTCATAATCCGAATCATAACCATAACGACCATATTCATGATCTCTCTCATAGCTGTCCTCCCTGCTTTGGTGAGAACTGCGGTACCGGTCTTCAAACTCACCATGAAACTCCGCCCGTTCTCTGCTTCCAATCCTTTTGCTCCTATCAGCACCAAAATCACGGTGACTGCCAGATTCATAATAGTTGTCAGTAGCACGATAATTATCATGGAGTCTATCAACTCCTCTGTATGAATCAAACTCATGATGCTTTCCATCATTGCGATAATCAGTGTCATGCCTTCTATGGTCTCTTGCAGTTGCATAGTCCTCATCATGATTCCTTCGAGGCTGAGACCACATTCCACCGGCAGAGGGTGGTGATGCATACATATTTCTATCATGTGTATCATGATAGAATGCACCCCTTCCATATGAATCTCTAGGAAAGCCTTCATCCACAGATCTCCTAGCATTGTAGGATCCACCAGACCTGCAAATTAAGTTAATAGGGGAATATATGGTAATATGGCAAAGCACTATAAAGGCATGACACACAAAAGGAGAGAACTTGTTGAAGAATTAACCCAGTACCAAATAAAAAGTTAAAAACATATCTCGGCTTAATAGAGAAATTAGAAAAAAGATTCGACAGTATTACAGAAATAATGAATACCCCAGTTAACATAACACTATAATGACTAGCTGGCTTACCTAAAATCTGGCTCATTAATTACACCATACCCATTTGGTGCCTGTAGATTCAACAGAATAAGTCGAGTCAGCAACAAATTCTACAGAACAGGCAGGTAAATCCAATCCATTTAAGCAACAGCCTCTTCTTGAACTCCTTTACAACTAACGCTGGATACACAGGCCAACCGCAAGGCCAAAATTCTGCTATTCATCATCTTCAGTAGTTAGTAAAGGAAAAAACTGCAATTACACTGTTGTTCTCCCATCCATGTTGTGGAGCATAACGCCCATGATCCATTTCCAAAATTCAGCACTTGTGTTATCCTGCAAGGTTCTTGGTGAGCTTTACAACTTTTGGGTGCAGGTTTTTCTGTGTAGCCTGTAAAGAAATACATAGCGTGATAGAGTTAAGCACCTAACCAGAAGGAAATCCCAATATGGCCACCAATAATAATTTAAATTTTGTTAAAATTGTTAATGTTTCAATTGGTGACTTATGGCTATATTCCAATGAAATTACTTAGTTCAAAACGAGGCTATATAAAATGCGAGTATTTTGTGAATCCAGTCATATGTTAGCATCACTACAACAAGAACCTTACACATAACGGAATTTATCAGACATCGTAATAGTCTTTTACATGATTAATGTATAATAGTAATATATACGACTACTCTGACATAAACATATGAAAGTGTATGGCAGGGTGGGGATCAAAACTGTCAGAAGAGGCCTAAATTGTTTCAGCTTCCATACTTCTCCACAAACAAAAATGaaaatggtactgacgaaagtaaGTCTGGCACCAGTATTACAACATGTCGATAACAGACAGCAATCGATAGTGCATAGTACTATAGTAAACAAACAGCTAAGCAATACTATACATATGAATGTAACACACATGTAAACCGCACATAATTGACAGGCTAAAATAGCAAAGACTATGGGAGTGTGAGGTATGCAAAAATCGGTAACAATACCGTCAAGAATTTCCGGGCAAGATGATAGATCATTAAAATGGTAGAAATAATTATCATCACCACATTTGTGGTTTCCATTTTTTTTCACAAAAGCATGATAAAACTTTGAAAATGGGCCCAGTTGTTTTCTTATTCAATTTCCGTTTTCCCAAAAACACAATAAAACATTGAAAAGAAGCCCCGGTAAATGATATTATCCATGTCGGTTTTCATGAGTTCATCTCCCTAGCTGGTCCCACCACAAAGGTTATAATTAAGATGTTTATGGGCTTATTATTTTTTTTATACCACACACAAGGATAAGGACTAAGGGTAGTCAGCCTAGTGCTAATGATCCACCTATAACTAAAATGTATCCCAGAAAAAGTTGATCAGCAAGAGAAGTAAATGTAACAATTTGATTGATAGAAAACATATCTTGAGACTTCAATTTCAAGTTAGGCATGACCCATAGTTGTTAAGGCGGTAAGGCACTGACCCCCTTTTACCTTTTAAGCGGTAAAGCGAAAGGCGAGGTGAAGCCTTAAATATACTTAGAATAGAAAaggtattattatatgagaaagaATTTAGCGcaaaaataataataaagaagATAAAAATATAAAGATTAAAAAAAAGACTAGCCCAGCCAGCCCAACTAGCTCATTAAAACTAGGTCAAGCCCATTTCCTCTCTATCCCCCCTCTCCATCTATCTCCCAGTCGACTCCCTCCCAGTCCCAGCCACCTCTCCCAGCGACCAGCCTCTCCCTCTCTCAccgctctctccctctctgctcGCAGCCGCTGCAGCCGCCGGCAAGGCGGCAACCTCTCTCGCACTCGCCTTTGGTCCGTGAGTAAGGCGAGCGGGAAGCCTTACGTCGCCGGGGCGCATTACCACCTAGGCGACGCTTAGGTGACGCCTTAACAACTATGGCATGACCAAAAGATAAATACATGTAAATTGAGTAAATCTCATACAATCAAGGTGTTTAGGACGGAAGGGTGTACCACAGAGTTTTTGGGTTGGGACTGGCCTTAGCAGCTTCTCTGGATAGCAAGCAAATAGCAACCTTAAATTAATTATGCTCCAGTAATTCAGTCGGTAATCTTTATTTTGAGTCTCCATGGTCACGGGTCTAGATgtcttttgttgttgttgttgttaatTTTCTGCTTCTCCCTATAGCCTAGTGTATGTGGGTTCGTGTGGAATTGTACGAGGTTTCTTCTTACCTCACCTTTGTTAAGGCCCATAAGGCCCATATATTATTGTCTGCCTATATATATGCTACAGTACCCGAGGGGGCAATTATCTCGCCTAACCAAGGTTAGTAACATGGTATCAAAgcaggttagggttagggttttcgtCTAAATCCAGCCCTGATCCGATCTCACCAGGGCGGATCTTCTCCCGCCTGCGCTGTCCGCCGTGTCTGCTGCGTCAGGCCGCGCCCGCCAGTGCTGCGCCCAGCTCTGTCTTCCATCTGCGCCCGGCTCTGTCCCTCGCCAGTGCTGCGCCCGGCTGCCGTCTGCCTGCTGCACGCTTCTGCGGATCCGGATCTACGTCGCCGTCTACTGCGCCCTGCCTCGTCGCCATCTGCGCCGGTGGCTGCCATTGTGGGCAGACTGTCCAACTCGGCTTTCGCGACCAGGACCTTCGTCAAGTCGTCCAACTCGGGCTGCTGTCAGCTGCGGTTCCTCTGGTTTGCTTGGTTTCCGGTCTCCTGTTCTTCCTGTTTTTCATTGAATTCAATATGACGACAAATGCTATTGTGGTCAACATCACTCTTGATGGACAAAATTATCCGGAGTGGGCTTTCTG contains these protein-coding regions:
- the LOC103632288 gene encoding SUPPRESSOR OF ABI3-5 isoform X3, with product MDHGRYAPQHGWENNSAPNGYGVINEPDFRSGGSYNARRSVDEGFPRDSYGRGAFYHDTHDRNMYASPPSAGGMWSQPRRNHDEDYATARDHRSHRDFGADRSKRIGSRERAEFHGEFEDRYRSSHQSREDSYERDHEYGRYGYDSDYERGKRDSSWRRRDSCDSERERSGLSREREESPYTRHSRSRSHGRDDRSRSRSRSRSPRPRSHGRNQRDGLYYDNRFDRRREYDWDDRGHGDSVAPSATVVVKGLSLKTNDDDLYKILAQWGPLRSVRVIRERNSGMSRGFAFIDFPTVEAARRMMEATGENGLEIDGRNVFFQYSSKPTGGMGGPSLGQENFTRPTYGHRTAAAPCDWICTICGCMNFARRTSCFQCNEPRTEDALPADATGSASHFGRRGSELGPTHVLVVRGLDENADEEMLRYEFAKHAPIKDIRLVRDKFTHVSRGFAFVHFHSVEDATKALEATNGITLEKNGQVLRVAYAKSTHGPASGGSQSNSLAAAAIEAASFAQQYDAIGWAPKEYNPDDKQNNNSESQKDGSTAQSGFVWDEKSGYYYDSASGFYYDGTTGLYYDSNSGVWYSYDQQTQQYVPCNDQSNTKAAGEAASENTKTSDSNSGKKVVISAPAATIKQSEKTSLPDAVQAAANAALAAEKREKEKAKEIKLASKNSLIANKKMSNVLAMWKQRNQEGQAARIVLDDKEPANSDDKFSHSRSGTGFSLKSKPNSDLENAMGNSLGQGMTSTQTLDSVVKPRPVSNSLGTTVMGVIRGSARGVIKSDTTFHALSDAGSTDSRTTITTRASGLMTSSEALITPAPFKTDVSALVSNTPSGVSGSGKRRFSEAPGQSQYRDRAAERRNLYGSSHGTDTVGLDSTGDYPSRKGSSEIGSMPFPPGVGERSSGEIGNSENYEVITADRAIDESNVGNRILRNMGWQEGLGLGKDASGIKEPVLAKSVDARAGLGSQQRKPDPSLEAQAGDSYKTIIQKKAMARFKEMS
- the LOC103632288 gene encoding SUPPRESSOR OF ABI3-5 isoform X6; translated protein: MDHGRYAPQHGWENNSAPNGYGVINEPDFRSGGSYNARRSVDEGFPRDSYGRGAFYHDTHDRNMYASPPSAGGMWSQPRRNHDEDYATARDHRRSKRIGSRERAEFHGEFEDRYRSSHQSREDSYERDHEYGRYGYDSDYERGKRDSSWRRRDSCDSERERSGLSREREESPYTRHSRSRSHGRDDRSRSRSRSRSPRPRSHGRNQRDGLYYDNRFDRRREYDWDDRGHGDSVAPSATVVVKGLSLKTNDDDLYKILAQWGPLRSVRVIRERNSGMSRGFAFIDFPTVEAARRMMEATGENGLEIDGRNVFFQYSKPTGGMGGPSLGQENFTRPTYGHRTAAAPCDWICTICGCMNFARRTSCFQCNEPRTEDALPADATGSASHFGRRGSELGPTHVLVVRGLDENADEEMLRYEFAKHAPIKDIRLVRDKFTHVSRGFAFVHFHSVEDATKALEATNGITLEKNGQVLRVAYAKSTHGPASGGSQSNSLAAAAIEAASFAQQYDAIGWAPKEYNPDDKQNNNSESQKDGSTAQSGFVWDEKSGYYYDSASGFYYDGTTGLYYDSNSGVWYSYDQQTQQYVPCNDQSNTKAAGEAASENTKTSDSNSGKKVVISAPAATIKQSEKTSLPDAVQAAANAALAAEKREKEKAKEIKLASKNSLIANKKMSNVLAMWKQRNQEGQAARIVLDDKEPANSDDKFSHSRSGTGFSLKSKPNSDLENAMGNSLGQGMTSTQTLDSVVKPRPVSNSLGTTVMGVIRGSARGVIKSDTTFHALSDAGSTDSRTTITTRASGLMTSSEALITPAPFKTDVSALVSNTPSGVSGSGKRRFSEAPGQSQYRDRAAERRNLYGSSHGTDTVGLDSTGDYPSRKGSSEIGSMPFPPGVGERSSGEIGNSENYEVITADRAIDESNVGNRILRNMGWQEGLGLGKDASGIKEPVLAKSVDARAGLGSQQRKPDPSLEAQAGDSYKTIIQKKAMARFKEMS
- the LOC103632288 gene encoding SUPPRESSOR OF ABI3-5 isoform X1 gives rise to the protein MDHGRYAPQHGWENNSAPNGYGVINEPDFRSGGSYNARRSVDEGFPRDSYGRGAFYHDTHDRNMYASPPSAGGMWSQPRRNHDEDYATARDHRRHDTDYRNDGKHHEFDSYRGVDRLHDNYRATDNYYESGSHRDFGADRSKRIGSRERAEFHGEFEDRYRSSHQSREDSYERDHEYGRYGYDSDYERGKRDSSWRRRDSCDSERERSGLSREREESPYTRHSRSRSHGRDDRSRSRSRSRSPRPRSHGRNQRDGLYYDNRFDRRREYDWDDRGHGDSVAPSATVVVKGLSLKTNDDDLYKILAQWGPLRSVRVIRERNSGMSRGFAFIDFPTVEAARRMMEATGENGLEIDGRNVFFQYSSKPTGGMGGPSLGQENFTRPTYGHRTAAAPCDWICTICGCMNFARRTSCFQCNEPRTEDALPADATGSASHFGRRGSELGPTHVLVVRGLDENADEEMLRYEFAKHAPIKDIRLVRDKFTHVSRGFAFVHFHSVEDATKALEATNGITLEKNGQVLRVAYAKSTHGPASGGSQSNSLAAAAIEAASFAQQYDAIGWAPKEYNPDDKQNNNSESQKDGSTAQSGFVWDEKSGYYYDSASGFYYDGTTGLYYDSNSGVWYSYDQQTQQYVPCNDQSNTKAAGEAASENTKTSDSNSGKKVVISAPAATIKQSEKTSLPDAVQAAANAALAAEKREKEKAKEIKLASKNSLIANKKMSNVLAMWKQRNQEGQAARIVLDDKEPANSDDKFSHSRSGTGFSLKSKPNSDLENAMGNSLGQGMTSTQTLDSVVKPRPVSNSLGTTVMGVIRGSARGVIKSDTTFHALSDAGSTDSRTTITTRASGLMTSSEALITPAPFKTDVSALVSNTPSGVSGSGKRRFSEAPGQSQYRDRAAERRNLYGSSHGTDTVGLDSTGDYPSRKGSSEIGSMPFPPGVGERSSGEIGNSENYEVITADRAIDESNVGNRILRNMGWQEGLGLGKDASGIKEPVLAKSVDARAGLGSQQRKPDPSLEAQAGDSYKTIIQKKAMARFKEMS
- the LOC103632288 gene encoding SUPPRESSOR OF ABI3-5 isoform X2 translates to MDHGRYAPQHGWENNSAPNGYGVINEPDFRSGGSYNARRSVDEGFPRDSYGRGAFYHDTHDRNMYASPPSAGGMWSQPRRNHDEDYATARDHRRHDTDYRNDGKHHEFDSYRGVDRLHDNYRATDNYYESGSHRDFGADRSKRIGSRERAEFHGEFEDRYRSSHQSREDSYERDHEYGRYGYDSDYERGKRDSSWRRRDSCDSERERSGLSREREESPYTRHSRSRSHGRDDRSRSRSRSRSPRPRSHGRNQRDGLYYDNRFDRRREYDWDDRGHGDSVAPSATVVVKGLSLKTNDDDLYKILAQWGPLRSVRVIRERNSGMSRGFAFIDFPTVEAARRMMEATGENGLEIDGRNVFFQYSKPTGGMGGPSLGQENFTRPTYGHRTAAAPCDWICTICGCMNFARRTSCFQCNEPRTEDALPADATGSASHFGRRGSELGPTHVLVVRGLDENADEEMLRYEFAKHAPIKDIRLVRDKFTHVSRGFAFVHFHSVEDATKALEATNGITLEKNGQVLRVAYAKSTHGPASGGSQSNSLAAAAIEAASFAQQYDAIGWAPKEYNPDDKQNNNSESQKDGSTAQSGFVWDEKSGYYYDSASGFYYDGTTGLYYDSNSGVWYSYDQQTQQYVPCNDQSNTKAAGEAASENTKTSDSNSGKKVVISAPAATIKQSEKTSLPDAVQAAANAALAAEKREKEKAKEIKLASKNSLIANKKMSNVLAMWKQRNQEGQAARIVLDDKEPANSDDKFSHSRSGTGFSLKSKPNSDLENAMGNSLGQGMTSTQTLDSVVKPRPVSNSLGTTVMGVIRGSARGVIKSDTTFHALSDAGSTDSRTTITTRASGLMTSSEALITPAPFKTDVSALVSNTPSGVSGSGKRRFSEAPGQSQYRDRAAERRNLYGSSHGTDTVGLDSTGDYPSRKGSSEIGSMPFPPGVGERSSGEIGNSENYEVITADRAIDESNVGNRILRNMGWQEGLGLGKDASGIKEPVLAKSVDARAGLGSQQRKPDPSLEAQAGDSYKTIIQKKAMARFKEMS
- the LOC103632288 gene encoding SUPPRESSOR OF ABI3-5 isoform X4; this translates as MDHGRYAPQHGWENNSAPNGYGVINEPDFRSGGSYNARRSVDEGFPRDSYGRGAFYHDTHDRNMYASPPSAGGMWSQPRRNHDEDYATARDHRSHRDFGADRSKRIGSRERAEFHGEFEDRYRSSHQSREDSYERDHEYGRYGYDSDYERGKRDSSWRRRDSCDSERERSGLSREREESPYTRHSRSRSHGRDDRSRSRSRSRSPRPRSHGRNQRDGLYYDNRFDRRREYDWDDRGHGDSVAPSATVVVKGLSLKTNDDDLYKILAQWGPLRSVRVIRERNSGMSRGFAFIDFPTVEAARRMMEATGENGLEIDGRNVFFQYSKPTGGMGGPSLGQENFTRPTYGHRTAAAPCDWICTICGCMNFARRTSCFQCNEPRTEDALPADATGSASHFGRRGSELGPTHVLVVRGLDENADEEMLRYEFAKHAPIKDIRLVRDKFTHVSRGFAFVHFHSVEDATKALEATNGITLEKNGQVLRVAYAKSTHGPASGGSQSNSLAAAAIEAASFAQQYDAIGWAPKEYNPDDKQNNNSESQKDGSTAQSGFVWDEKSGYYYDSASGFYYDGTTGLYYDSNSGVWYSYDQQTQQYVPCNDQSNTKAAGEAASENTKTSDSNSGKKVVISAPAATIKQSEKTSLPDAVQAAANAALAAEKREKEKAKEIKLASKNSLIANKKMSNVLAMWKQRNQEGQAARIVLDDKEPANSDDKFSHSRSGTGFSLKSKPNSDLENAMGNSLGQGMTSTQTLDSVVKPRPVSNSLGTTVMGVIRGSARGVIKSDTTFHALSDAGSTDSRTTITTRASGLMTSSEALITPAPFKTDVSALVSNTPSGVSGSGKRRFSEAPGQSQYRDRAAERRNLYGSSHGTDTVGLDSTGDYPSRKGSSEIGSMPFPPGVGERSSGEIGNSENYEVITADRAIDESNVGNRILRNMGWQEGLGLGKDASGIKEPVLAKSVDARAGLGSQQRKPDPSLEAQAGDSYKTIIQKKAMARFKEMS
- the LOC103632288 gene encoding SUPPRESSOR OF ABI3-5 isoform X5, which produces MDHGRYAPQHGWENNSAPNGYGVINEPDFRSGGSYNARRSVDEGFPRDSYGRGAFYHDTHDRNMYASPPSAGGMWSQPRRNHDEDYATARDHRRSKRIGSRERAEFHGEFEDRYRSSHQSREDSYERDHEYGRYGYDSDYERGKRDSSWRRRDSCDSERERSGLSREREESPYTRHSRSRSHGRDDRSRSRSRSRSPRPRSHGRNQRDGLYYDNRFDRRREYDWDDRGHGDSVAPSATVVVKGLSLKTNDDDLYKILAQWGPLRSVRVIRERNSGMSRGFAFIDFPTVEAARRMMEATGENGLEIDGRNVFFQYSSKPTGGMGGPSLGQENFTRPTYGHRTAAAPCDWICTICGCMNFARRTSCFQCNEPRTEDALPADATGSASHFGRRGSELGPTHVLVVRGLDENADEEMLRYEFAKHAPIKDIRLVRDKFTHVSRGFAFVHFHSVEDATKALEATNGITLEKNGQVLRVAYAKSTHGPASGGSQSNSLAAAAIEAASFAQQYDAIGWAPKEYNPDDKQNNNSESQKDGSTAQSGFVWDEKSGYYYDSASGFYYDGTTGLYYDSNSGVWYSYDQQTQQYVPCNDQSNTKAAGEAASENTKTSDSNSGKKVVISAPAATIKQSEKTSLPDAVQAAANAALAAEKREKEKAKEIKLASKNSLIANKKMSNVLAMWKQRNQEGQAARIVLDDKEPANSDDKFSHSRSGTGFSLKSKPNSDLENAMGNSLGQGMTSTQTLDSVVKPRPVSNSLGTTVMGVIRGSARGVIKSDTTFHALSDAGSTDSRTTITTRASGLMTSSEALITPAPFKTDVSALVSNTPSGVSGSGKRRFSEAPGQSQYRDRAAERRNLYGSSHGTDTVGLDSTGDYPSRKGSSEIGSMPFPPGVGERSSGEIGNSENYEVITADRAIDESNVGNRILRNMGWQEGLGLGKDASGIKEPVLAKSVDARAGLGSQQRKPDPSLEAQAGDSYKTIIQKKAMARFKEMS